The following are from one region of the Roseobacter fucihabitans genome:
- the ettA gene encoding energy-dependent translational throttle protein EttA: MAAYQYVYHMSGVSKTYPGGKKCFENIHLNFLPGVKIGVVGVNGAGKSTLMKIMAGLDTDFSGEAWHAEGATVGYLPQEPKLDETLSVRDNVMLAVADKKAILDRYNELAMNYSDETADEMAALQDQIDADNLWDLDSQIDVSMEALRCPPDDAKIADLSGGEARRVALCKLLLEAPDMLLLDEPTNHLDAETIAWLQQHLIDYKGTILIVTHDRYFLDDITSWILELDRGKGVPYEGNYSDWLEQKAKRLSQEAREDKSRQKTLERELEWMRQGAKARQAKSKARIKSYNEMAEVSEREKLARAQIVIPNGPRLGNKVIEVMGLAKHMGDKQLVEGLDFSLPPGGIVGVIGPNGAGKSTLFKMLTRQLEPDEGTIEYGDTVDLSYVDQSRDDLKADDNVWQAISGGAELIQLGDAEVNSRAYCSSFNFKGGDQQKKVGLLSGGERNRVHMARLLKDGGNVLLLDEPTNDLDVETLRALEDALVDFAGCAVVISHDRFFLDRICTHILAFEGEAHVEWFEGGFTEYEEDKKRRLGADALEPKRLKHKKFVR, encoded by the coding sequence ATGGCCGCCTATCAATACGTCTATCATATGTCCGGTGTTTCAAAGACCTATCCAGGTGGTAAGAAGTGCTTTGAAAACATACATTTGAACTTCCTGCCCGGCGTCAAGATCGGCGTCGTCGGCGTCAACGGCGCGGGTAAATCGACCTTGATGAAAATCATGGCTGGTCTGGACACGGATTTTTCCGGCGAAGCCTGGCACGCAGAGGGCGCAACTGTTGGGTATTTACCCCAGGAACCGAAACTGGATGAAACGCTGTCGGTGCGTGACAATGTGATGCTCGCCGTGGCCGATAAGAAGGCCATTCTGGATCGCTATAACGAATTGGCGATGAATTATTCCGATGAGACCGCGGATGAGATGGCCGCGCTTCAGGACCAGATCGATGCCGACAACCTGTGGGATTTGGATTCACAGATTGATGTGTCCATGGAGGCGCTGCGTTGCCCGCCGGATGACGCGAAAATCGCCGATCTGTCGGGTGGTGAAGCGCGCCGTGTCGCGCTGTGCAAACTGCTTCTGGAAGCGCCCGATATGTTGCTGCTCGATGAGCCGACCAACCATCTGGATGCGGAAACCATCGCCTGGCTGCAACAGCATCTGATTGATTACAAAGGGACAATCCTAATCGTTACGCATGACCGCTATTTCCTCGACGATATCACCAGCTGGATTCTGGAACTCGACCGGGGCAAAGGCGTGCCTTACGAGGGCAATTATTCGGACTGGCTGGAGCAAAAGGCAAAGCGCCTGAGCCAGGAAGCGCGCGAGGATAAATCCCGCCAGAAAACGCTGGAGCGCGAGTTGGAATGGATGCGCCAAGGGGCCAAGGCGCGCCAGGCCAAATCCAAGGCCCGGATCAAATCCTATAATGAAATGGCCGAAGTTTCCGAGCGCGAAAAACTTGCCCGCGCGCAGATCGTCATCCCCAACGGTCCCCGTCTGGGCAATAAGGTGATTGAGGTCATGGGGCTGGCCAAACACATGGGCGACAAGCAATTGGTCGAGGGGCTCGATTTCTCCCTGCCCCCCGGTGGCATTGTCGGTGTGATCGGGCCAAACGGTGCGGGTAAATCGACGTTGTTCAAGATGTTGACCCGGCAATTGGAGCCGGATGAGGGCACGATTGAATATGGTGATACGGTGGATTTATCCTACGTGGATCAGAGCCGCGATGATCTGAAAGCGGATGACAACGTCTGGCAGGCGATCTCCGGCGGGGCCGAGTTGATCCAACTGGGTGATGCGGAGGTCAATTCGCGCGCCTATTGTTCGTCGTTCAATTTCAAGGGCGGGGATCAGCAGAAAAAGGTCGGGCTGCTCTCGGGCGGGGAGCGCAACCGGGTGCATATGGCACGGCTCTTGAAGGACGGCGGCAACGTGTTGCTGCTCGATGAGCCGACGAATGATCTGGACGTGGAGACGCTGCGCGCGCTGGAAGACGCGCTGGTCGATTTTGCAGGCTGCGCGGTGGTGATCTCGCACGACCGGTTTTTCTTGGACCGCATCTGCACGCATATTCTCGCGTTCGAGGGCGAGGCGCATGTGGAATGGTTCGA